In Nostoc sp. UHCC 0926, a single genomic region encodes these proteins:
- a CDS encoding branched-chain amino acid ABC transporter permease, whose protein sequence is MVEYLIFLAISTALFALFALGLNLQWGFTGLINFGHIAFMTLGAYTTILLSFKGIPLLISAVAGAIVAALLGLVIGFATLRLREDYLAIVTIGTGELIRLVVNNQDLPVGDTWISGAFGVQSYRIPLSTEPNLFVRFVMIGLLTLLAAITFFTLWRWIRITQMSRTTDLAQRMTSKEEFASRLGVGIVLAALAAAIYISGVIGLYNYNPKAGLMLVLLLVLAFVYWRLEILVRSPWGRILKAIREDEEIPKALGKNVFWYKLQSLMLGGAIAGIAGAFFAWQLGAIYPDNFQPQITFDTWIMVILGGSGNNVGTILGAVIFFAYDALTREVLPKIVPLDEARLGAFRIMVIGLILMVLMIWRPQGILGKKEELTLGK, encoded by the coding sequence ATGGTTGAATATCTTATTTTCTTAGCAATTTCTACAGCACTTTTCGCTCTATTCGCACTAGGACTCAATTTGCAATGGGGCTTTACCGGGCTAATTAACTTTGGTCATATTGCTTTCATGACTCTGGGAGCATATACAACCATATTGTTAAGCTTCAAGGGCATCCCCCTACTAATATCGGCAGTAGCTGGGGCAATTGTCGCCGCCTTGCTGGGTTTAGTAATTGGTTTTGCAACTCTACGCTTGCGGGAAGATTATCTAGCAATTGTCACCATCGGTACGGGCGAACTAATTCGTTTGGTGGTAAATAATCAGGATTTACCTGTGGGTGACACCTGGATTTCTGGGGCATTTGGTGTGCAAAGTTATCGCATACCCTTATCCACAGAGCCGAATTTGTTTGTCAGATTTGTGATGATTGGGCTGCTGACGCTGCTGGCTGCTATAACTTTCTTTACATTATGGCGATGGATTCGCATCACTCAGATGTCTCGGACTACTGATTTGGCCCAAAGGATGACTAGTAAGGAAGAATTTGCGTCGCGCTTAGGTGTGGGAATTGTATTAGCAGCTTTGGCGGCAGCAATTTATATTTCGGGGGTGATCGGACTGTATAATTACAACCCAAAAGCGGGTTTAATGCTGGTGCTGCTGTTGGTTTTAGCATTTGTATACTGGCGGTTAGAAATTTTGGTGCGATCGCCTTGGGGTAGAATTCTCAAAGCCATCCGTGAAGATGAAGAAATTCCCAAGGCGCTGGGAAAAAATGTCTTTTGGTATAAATTACAATCTCTCATGCTTGGAGGTGCGATCGCGGGTATCGCTGGTGCTTTTTTCGCTTGGCAACTGGGCGCGATTTACCCTGATAATTTCCAACCGCAGATTACCTTTGACACTTGGATAATGGTGATTTTAGGTGGTTCTGGGAATAATGTTGGCACAATCTTAGGGGCGGTAATTTTCTTTGCTTACGATGCGCTGACGCGGGAAGTATTACCCAAAATCGTTCCCCTTGATGAAGCCCGTTTGGGTGCATTTCGGATCATGGTAATTGGACTAATTTTGATGGTATTGATGATTTGGCGACCTCAAGGTATTTTAGGGAAAAAGGAGGAACTCACCCTTGGTAAATAA
- a CDS encoding ABC transporter ATP-binding protein, giving the protein MVNNQSSSLPLLVATGLSKSFGGIKAVNEAKIEVAKGSITGLIGPNGAGKTTLFNLLSNFIRPDKGRVIFDGEPIHNLQPYQIAQQGVIRTFQVARTLSRLSVLENMLLAAQKQTGENFWLVQLQPHIVAKEEKQLQERAMFLLESVGLAKKAHDYAGGLSGGQRKLLEMGRALMTNPKLILLDEPAAGVNPRLIDDICDRIITWNRQDGMTFLIIEHNMDVIMSLCDRVWVLAEGQNLADGTPAEIQTNPKVLEAYLGK; this is encoded by the coding sequence TTGGTAAATAATCAGTCATCCTCACTTCCCCTTTTGGTAGCTACTGGACTTTCTAAAAGCTTTGGTGGTATTAAAGCAGTTAATGAGGCGAAAATCGAAGTTGCCAAAGGCAGCATTACCGGCTTGATTGGCCCCAATGGTGCTGGTAAAACCACCTTATTTAACCTCCTCTCGAACTTCATCCGCCCTGATAAGGGACGAGTGATTTTTGACGGCGAACCTATTCACAATTTGCAACCATATCAAATCGCCCAGCAAGGAGTAATCCGTACTTTTCAGGTAGCACGAACTCTCTCGCGGTTGTCGGTGTTAGAAAATATGCTGCTGGCGGCGCAAAAACAAACGGGTGAAAATTTTTGGCTAGTGCAGTTGCAGCCACACATCGTAGCGAAGGAAGAAAAGCAACTCCAAGAGCGGGCAATGTTCCTGTTAGAATCAGTGGGCTTGGCAAAAAAAGCACACGATTATGCTGGTGGCTTATCTGGTGGACAACGCAAGCTGCTAGAAATGGGACGGGCGCTGATGACTAATCCCAAGTTAATTTTGTTGGATGAACCAGCCGCTGGGGTAAATCCGAGACTGATTGATGATATTTGCGATCGCATTATCACTTGGAACCGTCAAGATGGAATGACCTTTTTGATTATTGAACACAATATGGATGTGATTATGTCATTGTGCGATCGCGTTTGGGTACTTGCCGAAGGACAGAATTTGGCTGACGGTACACCAGCAGAAATTCAAACTAATCCAAAAGTTCTAGAAGCTTATTTAGGCAAATAA
- a CDS encoding DUF2087 domain-containing protein → MQPEQFNILLRFFKALADDSRLKIVGILANQECSVEELAVLLQLKEPTVSHHLAKLKELNLVTMRPEGNSRLYQLDSEALQSISKEIFTPEKIASLIEDVDTEAWENKVLKNYFEGECLKEIPASRKKRLVILKWLANQFEVGINYPERLVNDILKRYHPDCATLRREFIACQLMQRENGVYWRTT, encoded by the coding sequence ATGCAACCAGAGCAATTTAACATCTTACTGCGCTTTTTCAAGGCATTAGCGGATGATAGCCGATTGAAGATTGTAGGTATTTTGGCGAATCAGGAGTGCAGCGTCGAAGAATTGGCGGTGCTACTGCAACTCAAGGAACCGACGGTATCTCATCATTTAGCGAAACTTAAGGAGCTAAATTTGGTGACAATGCGCCCTGAAGGCAATAGCCGCCTGTACCAGTTGGATAGCGAGGCTTTGCAAAGTATCAGTAAGGAAATTTTCACACCTGAGAAAATAGCATCTTTGATTGAGGATGTGGATACTGAGGCTTGGGAAAACAAAGTATTAAAAAACTATTTCGAGGGCGAATGTCTCAAAGAAATCCCTGCTAGCCGCAAAAAGCGTCTAGTTATTCTCAAGTGGTTAGCAAACCAGTTTGAAGTGGGAATCAACTACCCTGAACGCCTGGTAAATGATATTCTCAAACGCTACCATCCTGATTGCGCCACCCTACGACGGGAGTTTATTGCTTGCCAGTTAATGCAGCGAGAGAATGGGGTTTATTGGCGGACAACATAG
- a CDS encoding glutamyl-tRNA reductase — protein sequence MNIAVVGLSHKTAPVEVREKLSIPEPQIESAIAHLVSYPHIDEVAILSTCNRLEIYIVTSEADQGIREVTQFLAEYSKLPALSLRRHLFMLLHGDAVMHLMRVAGGLDSLVLGEGQILAQVKTTHKLGQQYNGIKTILNRLFKQALTAGKRVRTETSIGTGAVSISSAAVELAQIKVANFAACRVVILGAGKMSRLLVQHLLSKGAVQISIVNRSRERAQELAKQFPQQPIQIHPLAEMMAVIADSDLVFTSTSATEPILDRAKLEMVLEVQRSLMLFDISVPRNVHVDVNELENVQAFNVDDLKAVVAQNYESRRKIAQEAERLLEEEVEAFDIWWRSLETVTTISCLRNKVETIREQELEKALSRLGSEFAEKHQEVIEALTRGIVNKILHDPMVQLRSQQDVEARRRCMQTLQMLFNLDAEEQFS from the coding sequence ATGAATATAGCAGTGGTGGGGTTAAGCCATAAAACAGCCCCAGTAGAAGTCCGGGAAAAACTGAGCATTCCAGAACCACAAATTGAAAGTGCGATCGCTCATCTGGTCAGCTATCCCCATATTGATGAAGTTGCAATTCTTAGCACTTGTAACCGTTTAGAAATCTACATTGTTACCAGTGAAGCAGACCAAGGTATTCGAGAAGTAACTCAGTTTCTTGCAGAATACAGCAAATTGCCCGCGCTTTCTCTGCGACGACACCTGTTTATGCTGCTGCATGGTGATGCAGTAATGCATCTCATGCGAGTAGCGGGTGGTTTAGATAGTCTGGTACTTGGAGAAGGTCAAATTCTGGCTCAGGTGAAGACTACTCACAAACTGGGGCAGCAATATAACGGTATAAAAACCATTTTGAATCGATTATTTAAACAAGCGCTGACAGCTGGTAAGCGGGTTCGCACTGAAACTAGTATTGGTACTGGCGCTGTCTCTATTAGTTCGGCAGCTGTGGAATTAGCGCAGATAAAAGTGGCAAATTTTGCTGCTTGTCGAGTAGTAATTCTGGGTGCTGGTAAAATGTCGCGGCTGCTCGTGCAACACCTACTTTCTAAAGGTGCTGTGCAAATTAGTATTGTAAATCGCTCTCGTGAACGTGCCCAAGAATTAGCGAAGCAGTTCCCTCAACAACCTATCCAAATTCATCCGCTAGCGGAAATGATGGCAGTAATTGCCGATAGCGATTTAGTGTTTACAAGTACTTCGGCAACAGAGCCGATACTTGACCGGGCCAAATTGGAAATGGTTTTAGAAGTTCAGCGCTCTCTGATGTTATTTGATATCTCTGTGCCGCGTAATGTTCATGTGGATGTGAATGAACTGGAAAATGTGCAGGCGTTTAATGTGGATGATTTGAAGGCAGTAGTAGCACAAAACTACGAAAGTCGTCGCAAGATTGCACAGGAAGCAGAGCGACTTTTAGAGGAAGAAGTGGAAGCCTTTGATATTTGGTGGCGTAGTCTAGAAACTGTTACCACTATTAGCTGTCTGCGGAATAAAGTCGAAACCATCCGTGAACAAGAATTAGAAAAAGCTTTGTCAAGATTAGGTTCGGAATTCGCTGAAAAACATCAAGAAGTTATTGAAGCATTAACACGGGGAATTGTCAATAAAATTTTACATGACCCGATGGTGCAATTGCGATCGCAGCAAGATGTTGAAGCTAGACGCCGCTGTATGCAAACTCTGCAAATGCTGTTCAACCTGGATGCAGAGGAACAGTTTAGTTAA
- the glpX gene encoding class II fructose-bisphosphatase has product MENTLGLEIIEVVEQAAIASSKWMGKGEKNIADQVAVEAMRERMNKIHMRGRIVIGEGERDDAPMLYIGEEVGICTQPDAQNFCNPDELIEIDIAVDPCEGTNLVAYGQPGSMAVLAISEKGGLFAAPDFYMKKLAAPPAAKGKVDINKSATENLKILSEVLDRGIDELVVVVMKRERHNDLIKEIREAGARVALISDGDVGAAISCGFAGTNIHALMGIGAAPEGVISAAAMRALGGHFQGQLIYDPAVVKTGLIGESREANLDRLKSMNINDADKVYDAHELASGKTVLFAASGITSGNLMEGVRFFKGGARTQSLVISNQSKTARFVDTIHMFGEPKTLQLN; this is encoded by the coding sequence GTGGAAAATACACTTGGGTTAGAGATTATTGAAGTAGTAGAGCAAGCCGCGATCGCATCCTCGAAGTGGATGGGCAAAGGCGAAAAAAACATTGCTGACCAAGTAGCAGTGGAAGCTATGCGGGAGCGGATGAATAAAATCCATATGCGCGGTCGCATCGTGATCGGGGAAGGCGAACGCGACGACGCGCCGATGCTATACATCGGGGAAGAAGTTGGTATCTGTACCCAACCAGATGCCCAAAATTTTTGTAATCCTGATGAGCTAATTGAAATTGATATCGCCGTTGACCCCTGTGAAGGTACGAACTTGGTAGCATATGGACAACCTGGTTCGATGGCTGTCTTGGCAATTTCTGAAAAGGGGGGATTATTTGCTGCTCCTGATTTTTACATGAAGAAGTTAGCAGCACCTCCCGCAGCTAAGGGCAAAGTAGATATCAACAAGTCAGCAACGGAAAACCTGAAGATTCTCTCTGAGGTTTTAGACCGGGGTATTGATGAACTTGTAGTAGTAGTCATGAAGCGCGAACGCCATAACGATTTAATTAAAGAAATCCGTGAGGCTGGAGCGAGAGTCGCCCTAATTTCCGATGGTGATGTAGGTGCAGCCATATCCTGTGGTTTTGCTGGAACTAATATCCACGCGCTGATGGGTATCGGTGCTGCTCCTGAAGGTGTAATCTCCGCAGCAGCAATGCGTGCTTTGGGTGGACACTTCCAAGGTCAATTGATCTACGACCCAGCAGTAGTAAAAACAGGTCTGATTGGAGAAAGCAGAGAAGCTAACCTTGATCGTTTAAAGTCGATGAATATCAATGACGCCGATAAGGTCTATGATGCTCATGAATTGGCATCTGGTAAAACTGTTCTGTTCGCTGCTAGCGGCATTACCAGTGGCAATCTCATGGAAGGTGTGCGTTTCTTCAAGGGCGGGGCAAGAACTCAAAGCTTGGTAATTTCCAACCAGTCAAAAACTGCTCGATTTGTTGATACAATTCACATGTTTGGTGAACCGAAGACTCTGCAACTGAACTAA
- the grxC gene encoding glutaredoxin 3, which yields MLDFLNPLLNRHPERVKANVELYTWQTCPYCIRAKMLLWWKGVDFTEYKIDGDETARAKMAERANGRRSVPQIFINNQHIGGCDDLYQLDTQSQLDSLLAQSAI from the coding sequence ATGCTGGACTTTCTTAATCCTCTCTTAAATCGCCATCCAGAGCGAGTCAAAGCCAACGTCGAACTTTACACATGGCAAACTTGTCCTTACTGCATTCGTGCCAAAATGCTGCTGTGGTGGAAAGGTGTAGATTTTACTGAATATAAAATCGACGGCGACGAAACAGCCAGAGCTAAAATGGCAGAACGCGCTAACGGACGCCGTAGTGTACCGCAAATTTTTATCAATAACCAGCACATTGGCGGCTGCGATGACCTCTATCAACTAGACACACAAAGTCAACTAGATTCCCTTCTAGCCCAGTCCGCTATTTAG